Sequence from the Streptomyces mobaraensis NBRC 13819 = DSM 40847 genome:
GCTGCTGCGGGATGCCTGCCAGCAGCGCCCGGACCTCCGCCTCGCGGTAACGGCGGTGGCCTCCGAGCGTACGGATCGACGTGAGCTTGCCTGCCTTCGCCCACCGCGTGACCGTCTTCGGGTCCACGCGGAACATCGTGGCAACCTCAGCCGGGGTCAACAGCGGCTCGGCATCAGGGGTGCGAGCGGTCATGAGCGGCCTCCTCGGGAGAACCGAGTTCAGGATCGGTTCTTTCCTCTAAATTCTGCACCTTGACCCGCGTTGCCCGAAATGGCGGACGCGGGCCGAGTCGGTTATAGGACGAACGGCTTGTCCTCGGCACTACAACTACACCATCTGTCCAGCCACGTCGGCCAAACCGATGGAATTGCCCTCTCAGGTGTTCAACCTCGACGGAAGCCGATGGACCATGCCATAGCGGACAGTCACGCCACCGTGACGATCAGTCACAGCGGGATCAGGGGTCACCAGACCCGCCAAGGAGTGCAATACCGATCCATCCACCCTTACTCGGACGGAAGGAGTCCTTCCCGGACTCCTTGTCCTATTTTGCCACGAGGGTGGGCGATGGGCGCAAGACCTGACGTAAGTGCGTTAGATCACGGTTGTGGCAATTGGCCGGATCAGGACCTAGGTCCTGGATTCCCTAATCCCCCGCCGCCACCGGTCAGTTCGCGTACTGACGGTCCCGTACCGCGCGCCAACGCTCCGTCAGCCGCTCGTACGCCTCGCCCGCCCGGACGCCGTCCCCGGCCCGGAGCGCGGCCAGGCCCTCCGCCGTGTCCGCCGCGGAGCGGTCGTCGGCGAGCCGTGCCTCCGGCACCATATGCACCAGCCCGCCGTAGTCCAGCTCCACCAGGGACCGCGGATGGAACTCTTCCAGCCATCTGCCCACGTCCACCAGGCCGTCGATCAAGGGCCCCTCCTCGATGGCGTCCCGCAGCGTGCGCAGTCCGCGGGCCACCCGCCGCCGGGCCTCCACCATCGCCGTCCGGTAGCGGAGCACCAGCCCCTCCCGCACCGGGCCGCCGGGGCCGCCGGCCGTCTCCGACGCCTTGCCGTACTCGCGTTCCTCGTCGGAGAAGAGTACGAACCAGCGCAGCGGCACCTGCCAGGTGGCCGTCCTGATCCACGGCCGGGCGTCGGGGTTGCGCTCCAGCCACCGGGCGTAGTCCGCCTCGGCCTGGCGCCGCACCACCGGCGGCAGCACCGCGTCGAGCACCGGCCCGGGGAACCGCTCGGCGAGCTCCTCCAGGGCCAGCCAGCCGCGCAGCCGGGTGCGCCAGGGGCAGACGCAGACGACGCCGTCCCGGACGGCCACGAAGGCGTCGCCGCTCTCGTGCACCGGGACCGGCACCGGCGGGGTGGGCAGCAAGTCGGCGAGCGAGCGCCGGAGTTCGTCCTGCGCGGTGGGGAGCGTCGCGCGCCGGGCGTACTCCTCCCAGTACCGGCGCTCGGCCCGCGGGAAGGCGCTCAGCGGCTCGTAGACCCGCAGATAGGCCGCGTACGGGACGGTCACCGACGACGCCAGACCCACGCTCGCTCCCTCAAGCAGCAGGACACCTCGGGGGGCCGTGCGGACCTCCCCGTACGGAGCGAATCGTCCCACGGGACGGGGGCCCGGGAGAGTGATCCTCGGCACCGGACCCGTACGCGGGACCGCCAGGCCCTACCCTCGTGCCAACCGGCCCTCCTCCACCCCCGGGAGGGCGAAGCGCGAGACATATGGAGTCACCACCGTGACTGACGTACGTCCCACCTCCGAAGCCGAGTCCGAGAGCGTGCTGCACACCCTGTTCGGCTCCGAACTCGGCGGGCACGAGCAGGTCGTGCTCTGCCAGGACCGCGAGACCGGCCTCAAGGCCGTGATCGCCCTCCACTCCACCGCCCTGGGCCCGGCGCTCGGCGGCACCCGCTTCCACCCCTACGCCTCCGAGGAGGAGGCCGTCCGCGACGCCCTCAACCTCGCGCGCGGCATGTCGTACAAGAACGCGCTGGCGGGCCTGGAGCACGGCGGCGGGAAGGCCGTGATCATCGGCGACCCGGACGCGATCAAGACCGAACAACTGCTGCTCGCCTACGGCCGGTTCGTGGCCTCTCTCGGCGGCCGCTATGTCACCGCGTGCGACGTCGGCACGTACGTGCGGGACATGGACGTCGTCGCCCGCGAGTGCCGCTGGACCACCGGCCGCTCGCCCGAGAACGGCGGCGCCGGCGACTCCTCGGTGCTCACCGCGTTCGGCGTCTTCCAGGGCATGCGGGCCGCGGCGCGCACCCAGTGGGGCGAGCCCACGCT
This genomic interval carries:
- the bldC gene encoding developmental transcriptional regulator BldC; amino-acid sequence: MTARTPDAEPLLTPAEVATMFRVDPKTVTRWAKAGKLTSIRTLGGHRRYREAEVRALLAGIPQQRSES